Proteins encoded within one genomic window of Glandiceps talaboti chromosome 3, keGlaTala1.1, whole genome shotgun sequence:
- the LOC144453954 gene encoding homogentisate 1,2-dioxygenase-like isoform X2, whose amino-acid sequence MAESELKYLSGFGNEFQSEDPRCPGSLPKGQNNPIKCPYGLYAEQLSGSAFTCPRETNKRSWLYRIRPAVKHSPFTKAQNGNIRDDWKTWYPNPNQLRWKPFQLPTEGKEVDFVEGLHTLCGAGDACSRNGAAIHIYLCNKSMGDKCFYNSDGDFLIVPQKGTLKISTEFGKMTVEPMEICVIQQGMRFSVEVSEPSRGYICEIYDGHFQLPNLGPIGANGLANPRDFLTPVAHYEDKTVDGYTVISKYQGKLFAAKQGHLPFDVVAWHGNYVPYKYHLDNFMVINATLFDHADPSIFTVLTCQSMKPGVAIADFVIFPPRWAVQEHTFRPPYYHRNCMSEFMGLIKGKYEAKEEGFVAGGGSLHSMMTPHGPDNECFLKCSDDSVDFNTKPQKIAVGTMAFMFESSLSFALTEWGDKTCETVDDQYYTCWQPLTSHFTGPK is encoded by the exons ATGGCGGAGAGTGAG ttaAAATACCTAAGTGGGTTTGGAAATGAATTTCAATCAGAAGATCCAAGATGTCCAGGATCCCTACCCAAGGGACAG AATAATCCAATAAAATGTCCATATGGTTTGTATGCTGAACAATTGTCGGGAAGTGCCTTTACATGTCCTAGGGAAACCAATAAACGTAGCTGGTTATATCGTATACGGCCAGCAGTCAAACATTCACCCTTCACCAAGGCACAAAATGGTAACATCAGAGATGATTGGAAGACTTGGTACCCAAATCCAAATCAG TTGAGATGGAAACCATTTCAGCTTCCTACAGAAGGCAAGGAGGTGGACTTTGTAGAG GGATTACATACCCTATGTGGTGCTGGTGATGCCTGTAGTCGGAATGGAGCAGCAATACACATTTACTTGTGTAATAAATCTATGGGTGATAAATGTTTTTATAACTCCGATGGTGACTTCCTGATAG TTCCACAGAAAGGAACTTTGAAGATATCAACAGAGTTTGGTAAGATGACAGTAGAACCAATGGAAATATGTGTCATTCAG CAAGGAATGCGATTCAGTGTTGAAGTGAGTGAGCCCTCTAGAGGTTACATCTGTGAAATCTATGATGGTCACTTTCAATTACCCAATTTAGGGCCAATTG GAGCCAATGGTCTGGCAAATCCCAGGGATTTCTTGACTCCTGTTGCCCACTATGAGGATAAAACTGTAGATGGATATACTGTGATCAGTAAATATCAAGGCAAACTGTTTGCAGCTAAACAG GGCCATTTACCATTTGATGTTGTAGCATGGCATGGTAACTATGTACCATACAAGTATCATCTGGACAACTTTATGGTTATCAATGCAACGTTATTTGACCATGCT GACCCTTCCATCTTCACTGTTTTGACATGCCAGTCTATGAAACCAGGGGTAGCCATTGCTGACTTTGTTATATTTCCACCAAGATGGGCAGTCCAGGAACATACATTCAGACCTCCATATTATCACA GGAACTGTATGAGTGAATTCATGGGCCTTATTAAAGGGAAGTATGAAGCCAAA GAAGAAGGTTTTGTAGCAGGTGGAGGCAGTCTACATAGTATGATGACACCACATGGACCAGATAATGAATGTTTTCTGAAGTGTAGTGATGACAGTGTTGACTTCAATACCAAACCACAGAAAATAGCAGTTGGCACAATG GCATTCATGTTTGAGTCATCCCTCAGTTTTGCACTAACTGAGTGGGGTGATAAGACATGTGAAACAGTGGATGACCAATACTATACATGCTGGCAACCCTTAACCAGTCATTTCACTGGCCCAAAGTAG
- the LOC144453954 gene encoding homogentisate 1,2-dioxygenase-like isoform X1: MAESELKYLSGFGNEFQSEDPRCPGSLPKGQNNPIKCPYGLYAEQLSGSAFTCPRETNKRSWLYRIRPAVKHSPFTKAQNGNIRDDWKTWYPNPNQLRWKPFQLPTEGKEVDFVEGLHTLCGAGDACSRNGAAIHIYLCNKSMGDKCFYNSDGDFLIVPQKGTLKISTEFGKMTVEPMEICVIQQGMRFSVEVSEPSRGYICEIYDGHFQLPNLGPIGANGLANPRDFLTPVAHYEDKTVDGYTVISKYQGKLFAAKQGHLPFDVVAWHGNYVPYKYHLDNFMVINATLFDHADPSIFTVLTCQSMKPGVAIADFVIFPPRWAVQEHTFRPPYYHRNCMSEFMGLIKGKYEAKEEGFVAGGGSLHSMMTPHGPDNECFLKCSDDSVDFNTKPQKIAVGTMAFMFESSLSFALTEWGDKTCETVDDQYYTCWQPLTSHFTGPKVECQGKQQQQQQQQMSQDEVPISSEPGTKTYTF; the protein is encoded by the exons ATGGCGGAGAGTGAG ttaAAATACCTAAGTGGGTTTGGAAATGAATTTCAATCAGAAGATCCAAGATGTCCAGGATCCCTACCCAAGGGACAG AATAATCCAATAAAATGTCCATATGGTTTGTATGCTGAACAATTGTCGGGAAGTGCCTTTACATGTCCTAGGGAAACCAATAAACGTAGCTGGTTATATCGTATACGGCCAGCAGTCAAACATTCACCCTTCACCAAGGCACAAAATGGTAACATCAGAGATGATTGGAAGACTTGGTACCCAAATCCAAATCAG TTGAGATGGAAACCATTTCAGCTTCCTACAGAAGGCAAGGAGGTGGACTTTGTAGAG GGATTACATACCCTATGTGGTGCTGGTGATGCCTGTAGTCGGAATGGAGCAGCAATACACATTTACTTGTGTAATAAATCTATGGGTGATAAATGTTTTTATAACTCCGATGGTGACTTCCTGATAG TTCCACAGAAAGGAACTTTGAAGATATCAACAGAGTTTGGTAAGATGACAGTAGAACCAATGGAAATATGTGTCATTCAG CAAGGAATGCGATTCAGTGTTGAAGTGAGTGAGCCCTCTAGAGGTTACATCTGTGAAATCTATGATGGTCACTTTCAATTACCCAATTTAGGGCCAATTG GAGCCAATGGTCTGGCAAATCCCAGGGATTTCTTGACTCCTGTTGCCCACTATGAGGATAAAACTGTAGATGGATATACTGTGATCAGTAAATATCAAGGCAAACTGTTTGCAGCTAAACAG GGCCATTTACCATTTGATGTTGTAGCATGGCATGGTAACTATGTACCATACAAGTATCATCTGGACAACTTTATGGTTATCAATGCAACGTTATTTGACCATGCT GACCCTTCCATCTTCACTGTTTTGACATGCCAGTCTATGAAACCAGGGGTAGCCATTGCTGACTTTGTTATATTTCCACCAAGATGGGCAGTCCAGGAACATACATTCAGACCTCCATATTATCACA GGAACTGTATGAGTGAATTCATGGGCCTTATTAAAGGGAAGTATGAAGCCAAA GAAGAAGGTTTTGTAGCAGGTGGAGGCAGTCTACATAGTATGATGACACCACATGGACCAGATAATGAATGTTTTCTGAAGTGTAGTGATGACAGTGTTGACTTCAATACCAAACCACAGAAAATAGCAGTTGGCACAATG GCATTCATGTTTGAGTCATCCCTCAGTTTTGCACTAACTGAGTGGGGTGATAAGACATGTGAAACAGTGGATGACCAATACTATACATGCTGGCAACCCTTAACCAGTCATTTCACTGGCCCAAA